Proteins from a single region of Pseudomonas sp. 10S4:
- a CDS encoding DUF4399 domain-containing protein, with translation MQTFMSRAVLAALLLGASMMASAATPAPQGAAVNIGSPTSGETVGKTFKVKFEVKGVALAPAGDATANTGHHHLLIDAKEVIPAGSVIPSDANHVHFGKAQTETEVTLTPGQHTLQLELGDKNHMAFDPPIVSEKITVTVK, from the coding sequence ATGCAAACATTCATGTCACGTGCTGTTTTGGCGGCCCTTTTGCTGGGCGCTTCGATGATGGCCAGCGCAGCTACCCCGGCCCCGCAAGGTGCCGCAGTGAACATCGGCTCGCCAACCAGCGGCGAAACTGTTGGCAAGACGTTCAAGGTCAAGTTTGAAGTCAAAGGCGTTGCTCTGGCTCCGGCGGGTGACGCCACTGCGAACACCGGCCACCACCACCTGCTGATCGACGCCAAGGAGGTCATTCCTGCCGGTTCGGTGATCCCGTCAGATGCCAATCATGTGCACTTCGGCAAGGCCCAGACTGAAACCGAGGTGACATTGACCCCAGGCCAGCACACGTTGCAACTCGAACTGGGCGACAAGAACCACATGGCTTTCGATCCGCCAATCGTCTCGGAAAAGATCACCGTGACGGTGAAGTAA
- a CDS encoding transporter substrate-binding domain-containing protein encodes MRFLPGLICLLPLLSPLAHAELIDDVNDRGELRIALEANTPPFNFKDDGKLTGFEVELGQLLANELDVRADFVVTESNDLLPGVETGKYDVAINHIAVTANLKDRFDFSEPYSHTDAQLITQKEEAPRSMLLVQSLKEEAPKASQPVSLAIPFQKGNPAFHASLDNALQRIKADGRLEALTQKWFGADTSVEPKP; translated from the coding sequence ATGCGTTTTTTGCCTGGCCTGATCTGCCTGCTACCCCTTTTGAGCCCTTTGGCTCATGCCGAACTGATTGATGACGTTAACGACCGTGGCGAATTGCGCATTGCCCTGGAAGCCAATACACCGCCATTCAATTTCAAGGACGACGGCAAACTCACAGGGTTTGAAGTCGAGCTGGGTCAGTTGCTGGCCAATGAACTGGATGTGCGGGCCGACTTCGTTGTCACTGAGTCAAACGATCTGCTGCCAGGCGTTGAAACCGGCAAGTACGACGTCGCCATCAACCACATAGCAGTGACCGCGAATCTGAAGGATCGTTTCGACTTCAGCGAACCTTACAGCCACACCGATGCGCAATTGATCACACAGAAAGAAGAAGCGCCGCGCTCGATGCTGCTGGTGCAGTCGCTGAAGGAAGAGGCGCCCAAGGCGAGCCAGCCAGTGAGCCTGGCGATTCCGTTCCAGAAAGGAAACCCGGCATTCCACGCCAGCCTCGACAACGCGTTGCAGCGGATCAAGGCGGATGGTCGGTTGGAGGCGTTGACGCAGAAGTGGTTTGGGGCGGATACGAGCGTAGAGCCCAAACCCTGA
- a CDS encoding DUF523 domain-containing protein, which yields MQKILVSRCLLGHRVRYDGGASGPFDLLDQWIAEGRVVPLCPEMAGGLPTPRAAAEIPGGQGGDVLDGRAPVITTEGEDVSAAFLSGAYQALELVQKHGIRIAVLKANSPSCGNLLTYDGSFSGVKVSGEGVTTALLKRHGVQVFSELELPQAAVALIAQD from the coding sequence ATGCAAAAGATTCTGGTCAGCCGCTGCCTGTTGGGCCACCGCGTGCGCTACGACGGCGGGGCCAGTGGGCCGTTTGATTTGCTGGATCAGTGGATCGCCGAAGGCCGGGTCGTGCCGTTGTGCCCGGAAATGGCCGGCGGGTTGCCGACGCCAAGGGCTGCGGCGGAGATTCCGGGCGGGCAGGGTGGTGACGTGCTTGATGGCCGTGCGCCGGTGATCACTACCGAGGGTGAGGACGTCAGCGCGGCGTTTCTTTCGGGGGCTTATCAAGCGTTGGAGCTGGTGCAGAAGCACGGCATCCGGATTGCTGTTTTGAAGGCTAATAGTCCGTCGTGCGGGAATTTGCTGACCTATGACGGGAGCTTCAGTGGGGTGAAGGTCAGTGGCGAAGGGGTGACGACGGCGTTGCTTAAGCGCCATGGAGTCCAAGTTTTCAGCGAACTTGAGTTGCCGCAAGCCGCAGTGGCATTAATCGCGCAAGACTGA
- a CDS encoding 2OG-Fe(II) oxygenase — MRAMQIPSDHPLLLRIVDDLAERGWSRQNIFLPLGLTRELAAECRKRAAEGELAPAAVGRGPTSEIREGIRGDHIQWLEPGETEACDSYLSLMDSLREAMNRGLFLGLEDFESHFALYPPGAFYLKHVDRFRDDDRRMVSAVIYLNDAWLPEHGGELRMYLEDGVEHNVVPTGGCLVVFLSGEVPHEVLPATRERLSLTGWFRRRGNEPF; from the coding sequence ATGCGCGCCATGCAAATACCCTCTGATCACCCGCTGCTGTTACGTATCGTCGACGACTTGGCCGAACGTGGCTGGTCGCGGCAGAATATTTTCCTGCCTCTGGGTCTGACCCGGGAACTGGCGGCTGAGTGCCGTAAACGTGCGGCCGAGGGTGAACTGGCCCCGGCGGCGGTGGGCCGTGGGCCGACTTCAGAGATTCGCGAAGGCATTCGTGGCGACCACATTCAGTGGCTCGAACCCGGTGAAACCGAGGCCTGCGACAGTTATCTGAGTTTGATGGACAGCCTGCGCGAGGCGATGAATCGCGGGTTGTTCCTCGGTCTGGAAGACTTCGAAAGCCACTTCGCCCTGTACCCGCCCGGTGCTTTCTACCTCAAGCATGTGGACCGTTTCCGCGACGACGACCGGCGCATGGTCTCGGCGGTGATCTACCTCAATGACGCCTGGCTGCCCGAGCACGGCGGCGAACTGCGCATGTACCTGGAGGATGGCGTCGAACACAACGTCGTGCCTACTGGTGGCTGCCTGGTGGTATTCCTGTCGGGCGAAGTGCCCCACGAAGTCCTGCCTGCGACCCGGGAGCGCCTGTCGTTGACGGGCTGGTTCCGGCGTCGTGGCAACGAGCCGTTCTGA
- a CDS encoding alpha/beta hydrolase, whose product MPATFTPDHLRAGLRPLAEWQPLSTEGQAYQTFYGLDFPGRTLRKGLGRFAVDGYEVVSQVWWPARAKATLFLFHGFYDHTGLYRHVIEWALDQGFAVIACDLPGHGLSSGERASIKDFAEYQDTLQGLFTEAQSLNLPQPWHLCGQSTGGAIVIDHVLNQGANSPAQGQLILLSPLVRPRAWGWSQLSYYLLKPFVKGIARRFSENSNDPAFLPFLLADPLQPLRLPTAWVGALGRWIKRVEAAPNSPRRPLIVQGQADMTVDWEHNLEVLKAKFDRPQVLMLPEARHHLANETLALREEYFGFLTKRIKGRNL is encoded by the coding sequence ATGCCTGCCACTTTCACTCCCGATCATTTGCGCGCCGGCCTGCGGCCATTGGCCGAGTGGCAGCCGTTGTCGACTGAGGGCCAGGCCTATCAGACGTTTTATGGGCTGGATTTCCCCGGACGTACGCTGCGCAAGGGGCTCGGTCGTTTCGCGGTCGATGGTTATGAGGTGGTCAGCCAGGTCTGGTGGCCGGCGCGGGCGAAGGCGACGTTGTTCCTGTTTCACGGCTTCTACGATCACACCGGGCTCTATCGGCATGTGATTGAGTGGGCGCTGGATCAGGGGTTTGCGGTGATCGCCTGCGATTTGCCGGGGCATGGCCTGTCCAGCGGCGAGCGCGCGAGCATCAAGGATTTCGCCGAGTATCAGGACACCCTGCAAGGCTTGTTCACTGAAGCGCAGTCGCTGAATTTGCCGCAGCCGTGGCACCTGTGCGGGCAGAGCACTGGCGGGGCGATCGTGATTGATCATGTGCTGAACCAAGGTGCGAACAGTCCGGCTCAGGGTCAGTTGATTTTGCTGTCGCCGCTGGTACGACCGCGAGCCTGGGGTTGGTCGCAGTTGAGCTATTACCTGCTCAAGCCCTTCGTCAAAGGCATTGCCCGGCGTTTCAGCGAGAACTCCAATGACCCGGCGTTCTTGCCATTTCTGCTCGCCGACCCGTTGCAGCCGCTGCGTTTGCCGACGGCGTGGGTGGGCGCGTTGGGACGCTGGATCAAGCGCGTCGAGGCCGCACCGAACAGCCCACGACGGCCGCTGATCGTGCAGGGGCAGGCGGACATGACGGTGGACTGGGAGCACAACCTGGAGGTGTTGAAGGCCAAGTTTGATCGGCCGCAGGTGTTGATGCTGCCTGAGGCGCGGCATCATCTGGCGAACGAGACGCTGGCGTTGCGGGAAGAGTATTTCGGGTTTTTGACGAAGCGGATTAAAGGCCGGAATCTGTAG
- a CDS encoding DUF6436 domain-containing protein: protein MRPAYRTTLLASLLALMCAGVLWAAYDWFQGRYLRAFSEHTAVFSGDPLRLPDNLAGPGAIRLVHFWDPACPCNVGNQQHLTELVERYVPQGVEFYSVQKPGSHGQLPSTLSSLKTITVLPGSEQIPASPAVAIWDRAGKLAYFGPYSEGLTCNSSNSFIEPILQALNEGRTVNATHTLAVGCYCPWAVEVK from the coding sequence ATGCGTCCGGCCTACCGCACCACTCTGCTTGCCAGCCTGCTCGCCCTCATGTGTGCTGGCGTGCTGTGGGCGGCGTACGATTGGTTTCAGGGTCGCTACCTGCGGGCGTTCAGCGAGCACACGGCGGTGTTTTCCGGCGACCCATTGCGCCTGCCCGACAACCTCGCCGGCCCCGGCGCCATCCGCCTCGTACATTTCTGGGACCCGGCCTGCCCGTGCAACGTTGGCAATCAACAGCACCTCACCGAACTGGTTGAGCGCTATGTACCGCAGGGCGTCGAGTTTTACTCGGTACAAAAACCCGGCAGCCACGGCCAGTTGCCCAGCACCTTGAGCAGCCTGAAAACCATCACCGTACTGCCCGGCTCCGAGCAGATCCCCGCCAGCCCGGCGGTGGCGATCTGGGACCGCGCCGGCAAGCTCGCGTATTTCGGCCCGTACAGTGAAGGCCTGACCTGCAACTCGAGCAACAGCTTTATCGAACCGATCCTGCAAGCGCTGAACGAAGGCCGCACGGTGAACGCCACCCACACGCTGGCGGTGGGTTGCTATTGTCCGTGGGCGGTGGAAGTGAAGTAA
- a CDS encoding penicillin acylase family protein encodes MKRVLTVLALLIVALAIGVGGYIYSKQPTRQGQVTLNNLQGSVTVRYDERGVPHIRADNETDLYRALGYVHAQDRLFQMEVMRRLARGELAEVLGPKLVDTDKLFRSLRIRERAESYVAALDRQSPAWKALQAYLDGINQYQDTHAAPAEFDVLGIHKRPFTAEDSISVAGYMAYSFAAAFRTEPLLTYVRDQLGPDYLNIFDLDWQPKGVLAKARAKPGPALAASDWKDLNALARLSEQAMTENGLPQFEGSNAWVISGNRSKSGKPLLAGDPHIRFSVPSVWYEAQLSAPGFELYGHHQALVPFAFLGHNLDFGWSLTMFQNDDLDLIAEKVNPDNPNQVWYRGKWVDMVSTEQQIAVKGQAPVTLTLRQSPHGPIINDVLGTAAGKTPVAMWWAFLETPNPILEGFYQLNRADTLAKARAAAAKVQAPGLNIVYANAKGDIGWWASALLPKRPAGVKPGFILDGSTSQADKEGFYPFSANPQEENPARGYIVSANFQPVSPTGMEIPGYYNLADRGQQLNRQLNDKNVKWDNDANQKLQLGTTTAYGPRLLAPLLPVLREVVTDPAEQKLVEQLAQWQGDYPLDSINATVFNQFLYNLADATMRDELGNDFFETLLSTRVIDAALPRLAANPDSPWWDNRNTPAKETRADTVKVAWQASIAHLKTTLGADFTQWQWGKAHTLTHGHPLGMQKPLDRIFNVGPFAAPGSHEVPNNLSAKIGPAPWPVTYGPSTRRLIDFADPAHSLTINPVGQSGVPFDSHYDDQAEAYIEGVYLQAHFSDEEVTANTRSTLKLLPAR; translated from the coding sequence ATGAAACGCGTCCTGACCGTACTTGCCTTGCTGATCGTCGCGCTCGCCATCGGCGTGGGCGGCTACATCTACAGCAAGCAGCCGACGCGCCAGGGCCAGGTGACGCTGAACAACCTGCAAGGTTCGGTGACCGTGCGCTACGACGAGCGCGGCGTACCGCATATCCGCGCCGACAACGAAACCGACCTCTACCGCGCCCTCGGCTACGTCCACGCCCAGGACCGCTTGTTCCAGATGGAGGTCATGCGCCGGCTGGCCCGTGGCGAACTGGCGGAAGTCCTCGGGCCGAAACTGGTGGACACCGACAAACTGTTCCGCAGCCTGCGCATCCGCGAGCGTGCCGAGAGCTATGTGGCCGCGCTGGATCGTCAGTCACCGGCGTGGAAAGCCCTGCAAGCCTATCTGGACGGGATCAACCAATATCAGGACACCCACGCTGCACCCGCAGAGTTTGACGTGCTGGGCATCCACAAACGCCCCTTCACCGCCGAAGACAGCATCAGCGTCGCCGGCTACATGGCCTACAGCTTTGCCGCCGCGTTTCGCACCGAGCCATTGCTGACCTACGTCCGCGATCAGCTCGGCCCCGACTACCTGAACATCTTCGACCTCGACTGGCAGCCCAAAGGCGTGTTGGCCAAGGCCCGCGCCAAACCCGGCCCGGCACTGGCCGCCAGCGACTGGAAAGACCTGAACGCCCTCGCTCGCCTGAGCGAACAAGCCATGACCGAGAACGGTTTGCCGCAGTTCGAGGGCAGCAACGCCTGGGTCATTTCCGGTAACCGCAGCAAAAGTGGCAAGCCGCTGCTGGCCGGTGACCCGCACATTCGCTTCTCGGTGCCGTCGGTGTGGTACGAGGCGCAACTGTCGGCGCCGGGCTTTGAGCTTTACGGTCACCATCAGGCGTTGGTGCCGTTCGCGTTCCTGGGGCACAACCTGGATTTCGGCTGGAGCCTGACCATGTTCCAGAATGACGACCTGGACTTGATCGCCGAGAAGGTCAACCCGGACAACCCGAACCAGGTCTGGTATCGCGGCAAGTGGGTGGACATGGTCAGCACCGAACAGCAGATCGCCGTGAAAGGCCAGGCGCCGGTCACGCTGACGCTGCGTCAGTCGCCTCATGGCCCGATCATCAACGACGTGCTCGGCACCGCGGCCGGCAAGACGCCGGTCGCCATGTGGTGGGCGTTCCTCGAAACGCCGAATCCGATTCTCGAAGGCTTCTATCAGCTCAACCGTGCCGACACCCTGGCCAAGGCCCGCGCCGCAGCGGCCAAGGTTCAGGCGCCGGGGTTGAACATCGTCTACGCCAATGCCAAGGGTGATATCGGCTGGTGGGCCTCGGCCCTGCTGCCCAAGCGCCCGGCTGGAGTGAAACCGGGCTTCATCCTCGATGGCAGCACCAGTCAGGCGGACAAGGAAGGTTTCTACCCGTTCAGCGCCAACCCCCAGGAAGAGAACCCGGCGCGGGGCTATATCGTCTCGGCCAACTTCCAACCCGTCTCGCCCACCGGCATGGAGATTCCCGGCTACTACAACCTGGCCGACCGCGGTCAACAGCTCAATCGCCAGCTCAACGACAAAAACGTGAAGTGGGACAACGACGCCAACCAGAAGCTGCAACTGGGTACCACCACCGCTTACGGCCCGCGCTTGCTGGCGCCGTTGCTGCCGGTATTGCGTGAAGTGGTCACTGACCCGGCCGAACAAAAACTGGTGGAGCAACTGGCCCAGTGGCAAGGCGATTACCCACTGGATTCAATCAATGCCACGGTGTTCAACCAGTTTCTGTACAACCTGGCCGACGCGACGATGCGCGATGAACTGGGCAACGACTTCTTTGAAACGCTGCTCTCGACCCGGGTGATCGACGCCGCGCTGCCGCGTCTGGCCGCCAACCCGGATTCGCCGTGGTGGGACAACCGCAACACCCCGGCCAAGGAAACCCGCGCCGACACGGTGAAGGTCGCGTGGCAGGCGAGCATTGCGCACCTCAAGACCACGCTGGGTGCTGATTTCACCCAGTGGCAGTGGGGCAAGGCGCACACGCTGACCCACGGTCATCCGCTGGGGATGCAGAAGCCTTTGGACCGGATTTTCAACGTCGGCCCGTTCGCCGCTCCCGGCAGCCACGAAGTACCGAACAACCTCTCGGCCAAGATTGGCCCGGCGCCATGGCCAGTGACGTATGGCCCGTCGACCCGGCGGCTGATCGACTTCGCCGACCCGGCCCACAGCCTGACCATCAACCCGGTCGGCCAGAGCGGCGTGCCGTTCGACAGCCACTATGACGACCAGGCTGAGGCGTATATCGAAGGGGTTTATTTGCAGGCGCATTTCAGTGATGAAGAAGTGACGGCGAATACCCGGAGTACGTTGAAGCTGTTGCCGGCGCGGTAG
- a CDS encoding AraC family transcriptional regulator, whose translation MNPIDKLITLANVRGSLDLRCQFQGDWALAHGQEALGMAPYHIVLAGECRVEFPDGQRLPMRAGDILLLPGGTPHVIHSPGKTVTPTVPKIIVGGALQVHRIGGASADLDMLCGTFHYNRASLLFAALPAYLVIPSGALPANGPLPALVEVLRGEAESNQAGAKFLLDALSQALFTLMLRAHLATLGPASGTLALLGDKRLGRAWQAMLADPAHEWTIEGLAETANMSRATFMRAFVKVAGVSPWVLLTQVRMELAFSLLSQSHLGLSDIALQVGYQSQAAFSKKFKEIYGEAPGRVRRGI comes from the coding sequence ATGAATCCGATCGATAAACTCATCACGCTGGCCAACGTTCGCGGCAGTCTGGACCTGCGCTGCCAATTCCAGGGCGACTGGGCGCTGGCCCATGGGCAGGAAGCGCTGGGTATGGCGCCTTATCACATCGTATTGGCGGGCGAATGCCGCGTGGAGTTTCCCGACGGCCAGCGTCTGCCGATGCGCGCAGGCGATATCCTGCTGCTGCCCGGCGGCACGCCCCACGTTATCCACAGCCCCGGAAAAACCGTCACCCCGACTGTGCCGAAGATCATCGTCGGTGGTGCGTTGCAGGTGCATCGCATCGGTGGTGCGAGCGCGGATCTGGACATGCTCTGCGGGACCTTCCATTACAACCGCGCTTCCTTGCTGTTTGCCGCGCTGCCCGCGTATTTGGTGATCCCCAGCGGTGCGCTCCCGGCCAATGGGCCGTTGCCGGCGTTGGTCGAGGTGTTGCGCGGTGAGGCGGAGAGCAATCAGGCCGGGGCGAAGTTTTTGCTCGACGCGTTATCGCAGGCGTTGTTCACCCTGATGCTGCGGGCGCATCTGGCGACGTTGGGGCCAGCCAGCGGCACACTGGCGCTACTCGGTGATAAACGCCTGGGCCGCGCCTGGCAGGCGATGCTGGCGGACCCGGCCCATGAGTGGACCATCGAAGGTCTGGCGGAAACGGCGAACATGTCCCGGGCGACGTTCATGCGCGCGTTTGTGAAGGTGGCCGGCGTGTCGCCGTGGGTGTTGCTGACGCAAGTGCGGATGGAGTTGGCGTTCAGTTTGCTGAGCCAATCGCACCTGGGGTTGAGCGATATTGCGCTGCAGGTCGGGTATCAATCACAAGCGGCGTTCAGCAAGAAATTCAAGGAGATTTATGGCGAGGCGCCGGGGAGGGTGCGGCGGGGGATTTAG